In a genomic window of Leptospira hartskeerlii:
- a CDS encoding ATP-binding cassette domain-containing protein, which produces MSLVLSDISLSRGGRFLLSGVNLSLYPGELLIVLGPNGAGKSTLLKLFSGEMSPDKGLVLLDGIPLSEYDSEDLAMRRSVLSQESEIHFPFIADEIVRMGRSCSKLRVPKPLEDQITEDAFRAVHLGKRERFQTYNKLSGGEKQRTQMARVLVQDKEPTQRESYVLLDEPGASLDPNRIHSLLEKAKQLSKEGRGVLCILHDLNLALRYADRIAVLKEGKILADGVPENILDEDFVLEHFLLRTQKVPFPEGGHYLIPLGPAEPNTINTLPNTLDAKGAKENVHR; this is translated from the coding sequence ATGAGCCTAGTACTATCAGATATTTCCTTATCCAGAGGAGGAAGGTTCTTATTATCGGGGGTCAACTTAAGCTTGTATCCCGGAGAGCTCTTGATCGTGCTCGGTCCGAACGGAGCAGGAAAATCCACATTATTGAAATTATTCTCAGGAGAAATGTCTCCAGACAAAGGATTGGTGCTATTGGATGGGATCCCTTTGTCCGAATATGATTCGGAAGATTTGGCGATGCGAAGAAGTGTTCTCTCCCAAGAATCAGAGATCCATTTTCCATTTATCGCGGATGAGATCGTTCGAATGGGAAGGTCCTGCTCTAAATTAAGAGTTCCTAAACCGTTAGAGGATCAAATCACTGAAGATGCATTTCGTGCGGTGCATCTAGGTAAAAGAGAAAGATTCCAAACATATAATAAACTTTCTGGGGGAGAAAAACAAAGAACCCAGATGGCAAGAGTCTTAGTTCAAGACAAGGAACCCACGCAAAGAGAAAGTTATGTTCTTCTGGACGAACCGGGAGCCTCTTTAGATCCGAACAGAATACACTCTTTATTAGAAAAAGCGAAACAACTTAGTAAAGAAGGAAGAGGAGTCCTCTGCATTCTTCACGACCTGAACCTTGCCCTGAGATATGCGGATCGGATCGCAGTATTAAAAGAAGGTAAAATACTAGCGGATGGAGTTCCTGAGAACATTCTGGATGAGGACTTTGTCTTAGAACATTTCTTATTAAGAACCCAAAAAGTCCCTTTCCCGGAAGGAGGACATTACCTCATCCCACTCGGTCCCGCAGAACCAAACACAATCAACACCTTACCAAATACATTAGATGCTAAAGGAGCCAAAGAAAATGTCCATCGCTGA
- a CDS encoding GAF domain-containing SpoIIE family protein phosphatase codes for MSTIDSEARKYKSLLNTSTILNANLDLYQLLPLIMLYSKDLLEAEASSLFLLEEKDGFLYCEVALGEKGEIIQKYARLEPGQGIAGWVAKEKKAIILEDAYTDPRFNPALDQKTGFRTRSLACVPLYIADKVIGTLEILNKSQNRSFESSDLEVLNSLSEMAAIAIKNAQAHETLKKRVLELRLLYEFEKLTVAEKSISELGNWLLDKVLEFLEAKAGTIYLADPTLEVLRVLAARGIPEEAIHNIQVPYGEGISGWVAKEKQSLLIQNLEEDPRYDKSAKYKFEANSLISAPLLFRGELLGVISVNNKYSGFAFTHADLEMLGAIANRLSVTIKNANLFHKVLDTDRELKRAREVMHKILPSSLPYVGGLEFGVQHIPYDNVGGDFYNILKLDENRSAVLIADVSGHGLSASVVATVIHTVVSTFDAETLGSPSKFFTALNYALYNKLAGNFLTAFYAIIHTGTNTMSYTNAGHNPPILYRRSEGSSLHLETKGKLVGVIPDLFFEEYVTAFQPQDRLVLYTDGLTEHSNSDRTRRYSEDLLTLAVRNHSQSHSAEAAESLIKECRTYCHRSDFEDDVTLLIVDRV; via the coding sequence ATGTCCACTATTGACTCGGAAGCCAGAAAATACAAAAGCCTACTGAATACGAGTACGATCCTAAACGCCAATCTAGACCTTTACCAACTTCTACCTTTGATCATGCTGTATTCCAAAGATCTGTTGGAAGCGGAAGCAAGTTCCCTATTTCTCTTAGAAGAGAAGGACGGATTTTTATACTGTGAAGTTGCCTTGGGCGAAAAAGGAGAGATCATCCAAAAATACGCAAGGCTGGAACCCGGACAAGGGATCGCGGGCTGGGTGGCCAAAGAAAAGAAAGCAATCATACTTGAGGATGCTTATACGGATCCGAGATTCAATCCTGCCTTGGACCAAAAAACTGGATTCAGAACCAGGTCACTCGCATGTGTTCCTTTATACATCGCGGATAAGGTAATCGGAACCTTAGAGATCCTAAATAAATCTCAAAACAGAAGTTTTGAAAGTTCGGATCTCGAAGTGCTTAATTCACTTTCCGAAATGGCTGCAATCGCAATCAAAAACGCACAAGCCCATGAAACTCTAAAGAAGAGAGTGTTGGAGCTGCGACTACTTTACGAATTCGAAAAATTAACAGTCGCAGAAAAGAGTATCAGCGAATTAGGAAATTGGCTTCTAGACAAAGTACTCGAATTCTTAGAAGCGAAAGCAGGAACAATCTACTTAGCGGACCCAACATTGGAAGTGTTACGGGTCCTAGCCGCAAGAGGAATCCCGGAAGAGGCCATCCATAATATACAAGTCCCCTACGGAGAAGGAATTTCAGGCTGGGTTGCCAAAGAAAAACAAAGTCTACTCATCCAGAACCTAGAGGAAGATCCAAGATACGATAAAAGTGCTAAATATAAATTTGAAGCAAACTCGCTCATCTCTGCTCCATTACTTTTCCGGGGAGAATTATTAGGAGTTATCAGCGTAAACAATAAGTATTCCGGATTTGCATTCACACATGCAGATTTAGAAATGTTAGGTGCGATCGCAAATAGACTCAGTGTTACGATCAAAAACGCAAATCTATTCCATAAAGTCCTAGATACGGATAGAGAACTTAAACGTGCCAGGGAAGTAATGCATAAGATACTTCCTTCTAGTCTTCCTTACGTGGGCGGCTTGGAATTCGGAGTGCAACATATTCCGTATGACAACGTAGGTGGAGATTTTTATAATATTCTAAAGTTAGATGAGAACCGCAGTGCTGTTTTGATCGCTGACGTTTCCGGCCACGGACTTTCTGCTTCGGTCGTGGCCACAGTAATCCATACTGTTGTAAGCACATTCGATGCGGAAACATTAGGAAGCCCATCCAAATTTTTTACAGCGCTCAACTATGCATTGTATAATAAATTAGCCGGAAATTTCCTAACCGCTTTTTATGCGATCATCCATACCGGCACAAATACAATGTCCTACACTAATGCAGGCCATAATCCTCCGATCCTATACAGAAGATCGGAAGGAAGTTCCTTACATTTAGAAACAAAAGGAAAACTAGTCGGAGTGATCCCGGATCTATTCTTCGAAGAATATGTAACCGCTTTCCAACCTCAAGACAGATTGGTATTATACACTGATGGACTCACCGAACATTCCAACTCGGATAGGACCAGAAGGTATAGTGAAGACTTGCTTACTCTAGCAGTTCGCAATCACTCTCAATCCCATTCTGCAGAAGCAGCGGAAAGTTTGATCAAAGAATGTAGGACCTATTGCCATAGATCGGATTTCGAAGACGATGTTACTCTCTTGATCGTAGACAGAGTTTAA
- a CDS encoding hemin-degrading factor produces the protein MSIAESLEIENIVKDWKQIKETQPRLRMREIASKLKTSEGGLLAASEISKTEGFPQVSSLQANWGELFAKFGELGHVMVLTRNEACVHERKGIFEKVSSGPGHILVVGADIDLRLFPGVWKFGFAVEEPKQDSTQRSFQFFSENGEAMFKLFLTDRSNISAWEKLRSEFKNGSPDFSPLFSSENKKETATSEKKEISSETKEEFLNDWGKLEDTHEFFPLLKKHGVSRIQSMEIANGKFTKFVEPKAVLRMLEMASLDRTPIMVFVGNPGSIQIHTGEVTNIKVLEYWWNVLDPEFNLHLRSDLISKVFIVDKPSKDGAIHSMEVYDAEGELIVQFFGKRKPGQPERTDWIGLLNKVSEPV, from the coding sequence ATGTCCATCGCTGAATCGTTAGAAATCGAGAATATCGTCAAAGATTGGAAGCAGATCAAAGAAACACAACCTCGCCTTAGAATGAGAGAGATCGCCTCCAAACTGAAAACTTCGGAAGGTGGACTACTGGCCGCCTCCGAAATTTCCAAGACGGAAGGATTCCCTCAAGTTTCTTCCCTACAAGCTAATTGGGGAGAATTATTCGCAAAATTCGGAGAATTGGGCCATGTAATGGTCCTCACTCGTAACGAAGCTTGCGTACATGAAAGAAAAGGAATATTCGAAAAAGTAAGTTCCGGTCCCGGTCATATCCTAGTAGTCGGAGCAGATATTGATCTCAGACTTTTTCCTGGAGTTTGGAAATTCGGATTTGCTGTAGAAGAACCTAAACAGGATTCCACGCAAAGATCATTCCAATTTTTCAGTGAAAATGGAGAAGCGATGTTCAAACTTTTTCTTACGGACAGATCAAACATATCTGCTTGGGAAAAATTAAGATCAGAATTCAAAAACGGATCTCCGGACTTCTCCCCTTTATTCTCTTCCGAGAACAAAAAAGAAACTGCGACATCAGAAAAAAAAGAGATTAGCTCCGAAACCAAAGAAGAATTCTTAAACGACTGGGGAAAATTAGAAGACACTCACGAGTTTTTCCCTCTATTAAAAAAACATGGCGTCTCCAGGATCCAATCCATGGAGATCGCAAACGGAAAATTCACTAAGTTCGTAGAACCCAAAGCAGTACTGAGAATGTTGGAAATGGCTTCCTTGGACAGGACTCCGATCATGGTTTTTGTAGGAAACCCCGGATCTATCCAAATTCATACGGGAGAAGTCACCAACATTAAGGTTTTAGAATATTGGTGGAATGTTCTGGATCCGGAATTCAATCTTCACTTAAGATCTGATCTGATCTCTAAGGTTTTTATAGTGGATAAACCTTCCAAAGACGGAGCAATCCATTCTATGGAAGTATATGATGCTGAGGGAGAATTGATCGTTCAGTTTTTCGGGAAAAGAAAACCGGGACAACCGGAAAGAACCGATTGGATAGGTCTATTGAACAAGGTATCAGAACCGGTCTAA
- a CDS encoding metallophosphoesterase: MELDLQRLVIFLSVFTVILLMGYSYATSRLIAPFELETFQKVSLWIGVVFLVLLTPSAYLLSLFFRESRWQKFWAYSAFTTLGFATILVSFVVFKDLGNLVWKGVIFLSDLLQAKSISVASAETEALLGSERFGRGDFLARISSFTLLGIAGGLTAFGFYQAKKTPTVKHVRIKVKDLPDGLNGFKIAQLSDIHIGPTIKGNFLEGVVSKTNSLEPDLVAITGDLVDGTVNMLKHHVSPLKDLESKYGTFFVTGNHEYYSGVIAWIRELEDLGINVLLNQNKLIDHNGAKIAVAGVTDYKAHTVIPGHRTDPKQASLGIEDAHYKVLLAHQPNSIFEAAKAGYDLQLSGHTHGGQYFPGNLFIHLFQKFVAGLSKWEDTQLYVSRGTGYWGPPLRIGAPSEITLLVLEKQS, from the coding sequence ATGGAGTTGGATTTGCAAAGGTTAGTGATTTTTCTCAGTGTTTTTACCGTAATTCTTTTGATGGGTTATTCTTATGCGACCAGCCGTTTGATCGCACCTTTCGAACTAGAAACTTTTCAAAAGGTTTCTCTCTGGATTGGGGTGGTTTTTCTGGTCCTTCTTACCCCTAGCGCTTACCTTTTAAGTTTATTTTTTAGAGAAAGCCGCTGGCAGAAGTTCTGGGCTTACTCCGCTTTTACTACTTTGGGATTTGCGACTATCCTTGTTTCCTTCGTCGTCTTCAAGGACCTGGGAAACTTGGTTTGGAAAGGCGTTATTTTTCTTTCGGACCTTCTTCAAGCAAAAAGTATTTCTGTCGCATCAGCCGAAACGGAGGCATTATTAGGGTCGGAAAGATTCGGAAGAGGGGATTTTTTAGCTAGGATCTCTTCTTTTACACTTTTGGGAATAGCAGGAGGCTTAACAGCTTTCGGATTTTACCAGGCTAAAAAAACTCCCACTGTCAAACATGTAAGGATCAAGGTGAAAGATCTGCCTGACGGTTTGAACGGTTTTAAGATTGCGCAACTTTCCGATATTCATATCGGACCTACCATCAAAGGAAACTTTTTAGAAGGTGTAGTTTCTAAGACAAATTCTTTGGAACCGGATCTCGTTGCCATCACTGGAGATTTGGTGGATGGAACGGTGAATATGTTAAAACATCATGTTTCTCCCCTGAAGGATCTGGAATCCAAGTACGGTACATTCTTCGTAACTGGAAACCATGAGTATTATTCAGGAGTCATTGCTTGGATCAGAGAATTAGAAGATCTCGGGATTAATGTATTATTAAATCAGAATAAACTAATAGATCATAATGGTGCAAAAATTGCCGTTGCCGGTGTGACAGACTATAAGGCACATACGGTAATCCCTGGTCATAGAACAGATCCTAAACAGGCTTCTCTCGGAATTGAAGATGCTCATTATAAGGTCTTACTCGCTCACCAACCTAATTCGATTTTCGAAGCTGCTAAGGCGGGTTACGATCTTCAACTCTCCGGTCATACTCACGGTGGTCAGTATTTTCCTGGAAACTTGTTCATCCATCTATTCCAAAAGTTTGTGGCAGGCCTTAGTAAATGGGAAGATACTCAACTTTATGTGAGTAGAGGGACAGGATACTGGGGACCTCCATTGAGAATAGGAGCTCCTTCCGAGATCACTCTGCTTGTTTTGGAAAAACAGTCTTAG
- a CDS encoding DoxX family protein — MERWHDWLETHRDWWIDMVRVYLGGVLVYKGLAFLADTDALIRLMELNNAPYASTLLAHYIVIAHICGGVLLMVGLLTRFSAILQLPVLVGAVLFIHAREGFVSAGSNLPYASMILLLLLHFSLYGSGRISADFYIETHKSV, encoded by the coding sequence ATGGAAAGATGGCATGATTGGTTAGAGACTCATCGGGATTGGTGGATCGATATGGTCCGCGTATATTTGGGCGGGGTTCTGGTGTATAAGGGATTAGCATTTCTTGCGGATACGGATGCGCTCATCCGACTCATGGAATTGAATAATGCTCCTTATGCTTCTACATTACTAGCTCATTATATAGTAATTGCTCATATTTGTGGTGGTGTGCTGCTGATGGTAGGACTTCTTACTAGATTTTCCGCGATTTTACAATTGCCTGTACTAGTCGGGGCCGTTTTGTTCATCCATGCAAGAGAAGGTTTTGTGTCCGCAGGATCAAATCTGCCTTATGCATCTATGATCCTACTTTTACTTTTACACTTTTCTTTGTACGGATCCGGCCGTATCTCGGCGGATTTTTATATAGAAACACATAAGAGTGTTTAA